In a single window of the Nicotiana tomentosiformis chromosome 10, ASM39032v3, whole genome shotgun sequence genome:
- the LOC104089632 gene encoding phosphate transporter PHO1 homolog 10 isoform X2, giving the protein MKFGKDFKREMVPEWIEAYVDYNGLKQILQDIRHSKESKQPPTPARSLEQRLALYRNFSGLNLQSSAQNTGDIEDQVISVNTVHHENSGKFYITKFLGSPEGAENEIRFFNKLDQEFNKVNTFYKDKVDEVMREVTLLNKQMDALIALRIKVMDPGFDAFGSLQRLSFDINNSTPSRITSPLRMTTVDTDHMPVGTSFDPSYSRQGSSTNASHPKVPINRNTLREKRDIDSQKSDPLEILDHIKIVNTFESPMSTIRGVLKESKENDLSYKKEELKKVEQRLKIIFFEFYQKLRLLKHFSYMNLSALAKILKKYEKITSRKAARSYMKMVDKSYLGSSEEVTSLLDRVETTFIKHFSHSNRRKGMKILRPKHKIEKHRITFLSGFLSGCSIALLVAFILLRDDRKLMDKEEGASYLDKIVPLYSFYAYIVLHMLLYAANIYFWRRYKINYAFIFGFKQGTELSYREVFLLSNGLAMLVFAALLMHLHMNSRAEEYVTRIEYVPLGLMTVLLFITFCPFNIIYRSSRLFLIRCVFRCICAPLYKVTLPDFFLADQLTSQVEAIRSLEYYICYYTWVKSSHGHNTCQSHNVYNIFYFILAVIPYWFRFFQVASKHKSVYPSTV; this is encoded by the exons ATGAAGTTTGGTAAGGACTTCAAAAGGGAAATGGTCCCAGAGTGGATAGAAGCTTATGTGGATTACAATGGACTCAAACAAATATTACAGGATATCCGCCATTCCAAGGAAAGCAAACAGCCTCCAACTCCTGCAAGAAGTTTAGAGCAGAGGTTGGCATTATATCGGAACTTTAGTGGTCTAAATCTACAATCCAGTGCTCAGAATACTGGTGATATTGAGGACCAGGTGATATCAGTGAACACGGTGCACCATGAAAACTCTGGAAAGTTTTACATAACAAAGTTCCTGGGATCTCCTGAAGGAGCAGAGAATGAAATTAGGTTCTTTAACAAACTAGACCAAGAGTTCAACAAGGTTAATACCTTCTATAAGGACAAGGTGGATGAAGTCATGAGGGAAGTAACTTTGCTGAATAAACAGATGGACGCGTTGATTGCGTTACGTATCAAGGTGATGGATCCTGGTTTCGATGCTTTTGGTTCCCTTCAACGTCTTTCATTTGACATTAACAATTCAACGCCCTCGAGGATTACATCTCCTCTCAGAATGACAACTGTAG ATACAGATCATATGCCTGTCGGCACAAGTTTTGACCCAAGTTACAGCAGACAGGGTTCTAGTACTAATGCTTCACATCCTAAGGTTCCCATTAACCGCAATACTTTAAGAGAGAAGAGAGATATTGATTCACAGAAATCCGATCCTCTTGAAATCCTAGATCACATTAAGATTGTTAATACGTTTGAAAGTCCCATGTCGACTATAAGAGGCGTCTTGAAAGAATCCAAAGAGAATGATTTGAGTTATAAGAAAGAGGAACTAAAGAAGGTTGAACAGCGGCTGAAGATTATTTTCTTTGAGTTCTATCAAAAACTTCGCCTTCTAAAACACTTCAG CTATATGAACCTTTCTGCATTGGCCAAGATCCTCAAAAAATATGAAAAG ATTACATCTAGAAAAGCAGCAAGGTCATACATGAAAATGGTGGATAAATCTTACCTTGGAAGCTCTGAGGAG GTTACTAGTCTTCTGGACAGGGTAGAGACCACCTTCATCAAGCATTTTTCACACTCAAACCGCAGAAAAGGCATGAAAATATTGCGTCCAAAGCATAAAATAGAGAAACATCGTATAACGTTCCTGTCAG GTTTTCTCTCTGGTTGCTCGATTGCTCTACTAGTTGCTTTTATTCTATTAAGAGATGACAGAAAGCTGATGGATAAAGAAGAAGGGGCCTCTTATTTGGACAAGATAGTCCCACTTTACAG TTTTTATGCATACATTGTGCTGCATATGCTTTTATATGCTGCAAACATATATTTCTGGAGGCGCTACAAAATAAACTATGCGTTTATCTTTGGTTTCAAGCAAGGAACCGAGTTAAGCTATAGGGAAGTCTTTCTTCTTAGTAATGGTCTCGCAATGCTTGTCTTTGCCGCTCTCCTGATGCATCTGCACATGAATTCAAGAGCTGAAGAATATGTAACACGTATTGAATATGTTCCTTTGGGATTGATGACG GTTCTTCTTTTTATTACTTTCTGCCCATTTAACATCATTTATCGCTCAAGTCGTTTGTTCCTTATAAGATGCGTCTTTCGCTGCATCTGCGCTCCTCTTTACAAG GTCACGCTTCCAGATTTCTTTCTAGCAGACCAGCTTACTAGCCAG GTTGAGGCAATAAGGAGTTTGGAGTACTACATTTGCTATTATACTTGGGTTAAATCTTCTCATGGACATAATACATGCCAAAGTCACAATGTCTATAACATATTTTACTTCATACTAGCGGTCATACCATATTGGTTTCGGTTTTTTCAG GTGGCTTCAAAGCATAAATCAG TGTATCCGTCGACTGTTTGA
- the LOC104089632 gene encoding phosphate transporter PHO1 homolog 10 isoform X1 — MKFGKDFKREMVPEWIEAYVDYNGLKQILQDIRHSKESKQPPTPARSLEQRLALYRNFSGLNLQSSAQNTGDIEDQVISVNTVHHENSGKFYITKFLGSPEGAENEIRFFNKLDQEFNKVNTFYKDKVDEVMREVTLLNKQMDALIALRIKVMDPGFDAFGSLQRLSFDINNSTPSRITSPLRMTTVDTDHMPVGTSFDPSYSRQGSSTNASHPKVPINRNTLREKRDIDSQKSDPLEILDHIKIVNTFESPMSTIRGVLKESKENDLSYKKEELKKVEQRLKIIFFEFYQKLRLLKHFSYMNLSALAKILKKYEKITSRKAARSYMKMVDKSYLGSSEEVTSLLDRVETTFIKHFSHSNRRKGMKILRPKHKIEKHRITFLSGFLSGCSIALLVAFILLRDDRKLMDKEEGASYLDKIVPLYSFYAYIVLHMLLYAANIYFWRRYKINYAFIFGFKQGTELSYREVFLLSNGLAMLVFAALLMHLHMNSRAEEYVTRIEYVPLGLMTVLLFITFCPFNIIYRSSRLFLIRCVFRCICAPLYKVTLPDFFLADQLTSQVEAIRSLEYYICYYTWVKSSHGHNTCQSHNVYNIFYFILAVIPYWFRFFQCIRRLFEEKDQAQAYNALRYFLTILAVVIKTAYSLRKSLTWEVLAILSSLVTTLFNTYWDIVVDWGLLRRKSKNKFLRDKLILRHKSVYFIAMVLDVLLRFAWLQLVLKFNVPSLQGSTVSSIFACLEVIRRGMWNFFRLENEHLNNVGKYRAFKSVPLPFVYHEEDDEDKEE, encoded by the exons ATGAAGTTTGGTAAGGACTTCAAAAGGGAAATGGTCCCAGAGTGGATAGAAGCTTATGTGGATTACAATGGACTCAAACAAATATTACAGGATATCCGCCATTCCAAGGAAAGCAAACAGCCTCCAACTCCTGCAAGAAGTTTAGAGCAGAGGTTGGCATTATATCGGAACTTTAGTGGTCTAAATCTACAATCCAGTGCTCAGAATACTGGTGATATTGAGGACCAGGTGATATCAGTGAACACGGTGCACCATGAAAACTCTGGAAAGTTTTACATAACAAAGTTCCTGGGATCTCCTGAAGGAGCAGAGAATGAAATTAGGTTCTTTAACAAACTAGACCAAGAGTTCAACAAGGTTAATACCTTCTATAAGGACAAGGTGGATGAAGTCATGAGGGAAGTAACTTTGCTGAATAAACAGATGGACGCGTTGATTGCGTTACGTATCAAGGTGATGGATCCTGGTTTCGATGCTTTTGGTTCCCTTCAACGTCTTTCATTTGACATTAACAATTCAACGCCCTCGAGGATTACATCTCCTCTCAGAATGACAACTGTAG ATACAGATCATATGCCTGTCGGCACAAGTTTTGACCCAAGTTACAGCAGACAGGGTTCTAGTACTAATGCTTCACATCCTAAGGTTCCCATTAACCGCAATACTTTAAGAGAGAAGAGAGATATTGATTCACAGAAATCCGATCCTCTTGAAATCCTAGATCACATTAAGATTGTTAATACGTTTGAAAGTCCCATGTCGACTATAAGAGGCGTCTTGAAAGAATCCAAAGAGAATGATTTGAGTTATAAGAAAGAGGAACTAAAGAAGGTTGAACAGCGGCTGAAGATTATTTTCTTTGAGTTCTATCAAAAACTTCGCCTTCTAAAACACTTCAG CTATATGAACCTTTCTGCATTGGCCAAGATCCTCAAAAAATATGAAAAG ATTACATCTAGAAAAGCAGCAAGGTCATACATGAAAATGGTGGATAAATCTTACCTTGGAAGCTCTGAGGAG GTTACTAGTCTTCTGGACAGGGTAGAGACCACCTTCATCAAGCATTTTTCACACTCAAACCGCAGAAAAGGCATGAAAATATTGCGTCCAAAGCATAAAATAGAGAAACATCGTATAACGTTCCTGTCAG GTTTTCTCTCTGGTTGCTCGATTGCTCTACTAGTTGCTTTTATTCTATTAAGAGATGACAGAAAGCTGATGGATAAAGAAGAAGGGGCCTCTTATTTGGACAAGATAGTCCCACTTTACAG TTTTTATGCATACATTGTGCTGCATATGCTTTTATATGCTGCAAACATATATTTCTGGAGGCGCTACAAAATAAACTATGCGTTTATCTTTGGTTTCAAGCAAGGAACCGAGTTAAGCTATAGGGAAGTCTTTCTTCTTAGTAATGGTCTCGCAATGCTTGTCTTTGCCGCTCTCCTGATGCATCTGCACATGAATTCAAGAGCTGAAGAATATGTAACACGTATTGAATATGTTCCTTTGGGATTGATGACG GTTCTTCTTTTTATTACTTTCTGCCCATTTAACATCATTTATCGCTCAAGTCGTTTGTTCCTTATAAGATGCGTCTTTCGCTGCATCTGCGCTCCTCTTTACAAG GTCACGCTTCCAGATTTCTTTCTAGCAGACCAGCTTACTAGCCAG GTTGAGGCAATAAGGAGTTTGGAGTACTACATTTGCTATTATACTTGGGTTAAATCTTCTCATGGACATAATACATGCCAAAGTCACAATGTCTATAACATATTTTACTTCATACTAGCGGTCATACCATATTGGTTTCGGTTTTTTCAG TGTATCCGTCGACTGTTTGAAGAAAAAGATCAAGCACAGGCATACAATGCCTTGAGATACTTTTTGACAATTCTGGCAGTTGTTATTAAAACAGCTTATAGTCTGAGAAAAAGTTTGACTTGGGAGGTGTTGGCTATTCTTAGCTCACTTGTCACAACTCTTTTCAACACATACTGGGATATAGTTGTAGATTGGGGGTTATTGAGAAGGAAGTCCAAGAACAAGTTCTTGCGGGATAAGCTCATATTGCGCCATAAAAGTGTATACTTCATAGCCATG GTCTTGGATGTCTTGCTTAGATTTGCTTGGCTACAATTGGTATTAAAATTTAATGTGCCCTCTTTGCAAGGAAGTACTGTCTCAAGCATATTTGCTTGTCTAGAAGTAATTCGGCGTGGCATGTGGAATTTTTTCAG GTTGGAAAACGAGCACCTGAACAATGTAGGGAAATATCGCGCATTCAAGTCAGTACCACTTCCTTTCGTTTACCATGAAGAGGATGATGAGGACAAAGAAGAATAA